TACAATAGGGCTTGCAGTAGCTTTTTTGTCAGGTTTTGGGGGAGGGGCTGTCGGAATACTGGCCGGGTATATGGGAGGGCGCATTGATCAGGGACTGATGAGAATAATTGATGTGACAATGGCTCTTCCGAGTTTTCCTCTTCTGATTGTAATATCCGCTTTTCTCGGACCAAGTGTTCTTAACATAATTTTCATACTTGTTCTTTTCAGCTGGGCCAAACCCGCACGTATTGCACGTTCCCAGACGCTGTCATTAAAGCAGAACAACTACATTATTGCCGCCCGGAATTACGGTGCAAAACCATTTTACCTGCTCTGGAGGCATATATTTCCTGAAGTTATGCCTGTTCTGCTTGTGCTTGTTATCGGCATATCTTCCCATGCAATTATAGCTGAAGCAGGGCTTGCCTTTCTGGGCCTCGGAGATCCTACTTCCAAGAGCTGGGGGATGATGCTTAATCATGCAACCGGTTTCAGGTCAATATATTTTACACCTTACTGGCAATGGTGGCTATTGCCTCCGTTGTTTATGCTTATTTTCCTCCTGCTCTGTCTTGCGTTCATAAGCAGGGATATGGAGAGAATACTTGATCCGAAATTAAAGATAAAGAAAGGTTTCTGATTATGAGTCTGCTTAAAATTAATGATCTTAAATGCCATTATCTGACTGACATTAACACTGTCAGGGCGGTTGACGGCATTTCTTTTGAAATTGAAGAAGGAGACATTCTGGGCATTGTCGGAGAATCCGGGAGTGGTAAGACCACTGTTGCACTTGGAATCATGGGGCTTTTGCCGGAAAATACAGCCATTTCCGGTGAAATTCTTTACAGGGGTAAGCTAATCTCTTCTTTGCCTGAATCCGGGATGGACAGATTCAGATGGAAAGATATTGCAATAGTTTTTCAGAACGGCCTGGAGGTGATGAACCCTGTTATGAAAGTAGGCGTTCAGATAACGGAACCAATGATAAAGCATCTTGATATCAGCCCTGAGAACGCCCGGAGTAAATGTGCTGACCTGTTCTGGACCGTTGGCCTTGATCCGAAATGGATGGATTCATATCCGCATCAGCTTTCAGGGGGTATGAGACAGAGGGTTCTTCTGGCAATGGCTCTTTCATGCGATCCAAAATTACTGATTCTTGATGAAGTTACTTCTGCCCTTGATGCATTTACCCGAAAGGAGATCAGGGATCTTCTGGTTGACCTTCAGAAGAAGAACGGGTACACGATGTTAATGATTTCTCATGATATCACTTTTGTGTCTTCTGTGGCGTCTCAGATTGCTGTTATGTATTCAGGAAGGGTTGTTGAAACCGGACCTGTAAGGGATATTCTCGTATCTCCCCGTCATCCTTATACGAGGGGCCTTGTCCATTCGACACCGGATATTTTCGTTTATAAAGATTTATGGGGAATTCCCGGGGACGTTCCGGCAGGGGATGAGTTTAAAGGTTGTCCTTTCAGCCCAAGATGTACACAAAAAATCGATATATGTAATAAAGCTCCCCCGGTTCTCATGCCGGTAGGAGGCGGGCGGGAAATTGCATGCCATAGAGGCGGCATAGCAGGCCTCCTGGAGGCAAAAAACCTGAGTTTCAGGTATCTTCTGCCAAATGGAGAATATCTAAAGGCAGTTGATAATGTTAATCTGAAAGTGATGGAAGGGGAGGTTCTTGCAGTTGTTGGTCAGACCGGTTCAGGCAAGTCAACCCTTGCACATATCCTTGCAAATGTAATAAGGCCTGAATGCGGAGAGGTATTATTTATGCAGGGGAATGTCAGCAGGGGAAACTATGGAAACAGGGTCAACGGTGTTCAGATAGTATTCCAGGACCCTTTCAGTTCAACCAGCAACAGGTTTACCGTGCTTGATGCAATCAAAGAGCCTCTTTATATCAATAAGATCGGGTCCAATGGAGATAGACTGCAAATGGTTAAAAATGCTCTTGAACTTGTCCGTCTTCCAACCACTGATAATTTCCTCGGAAAATATTGCGGCGAACTCAGCGGAGGGCAGAGGCAAAGGGTTGCACTTGCCAGAGCAATGGTTATGGAGCCAAAACTTCTTATTGCCGATGAGATAACTTCGGCATTGGATGTTTCAACCTCTGCAAATGTATTGCGTCTTTTAAAGGGCCTTCAGAACAGGAGAGGGTTTGCAATGATATATATTTCACATGATCTCTCCCTAACACTGAAGATTGCTGACAGAATAGCCGTTATGAATTCCGGAAAGATTGTAGAGATGGGTAATTCCCACGATGTTATGCTTTCACCTTCGGATGAGTATACAAAAAGGCTCGTGGGTTCAAGAATAGGACTGTGTTGTCATAATCATTAAGCCCTAAGGGTCTTGTTTTTTGAAGGCTTTGTTTAGGTTTGAAGGCTTTGTTTAGGTTTGAAGGCTTTGTTTAGGTTTGAAGGTTTTGTTTAGGTTTGAAGGTTTTGTTTAGGTTTGAAGGTTTTGTTTAGGTTTGAAGGTTTTGTTTAGGTTTGAAGGTTTTGTTTAGGTTTGAAGGCTTTGTTTAGGTTTGAAGGTTTTGTTTAGGTTTGAAGGTTTTGTTTAGGTTTGAAGGTCTTGTTTAACATGAGTTCAATAATTATTAAAGAGCTAACAAAAAAATTCGGGGAATTTACTGCTGTGGACAGGGTCTCATTTTCGGTTGAGCCCGGAGAGCTTTTCGGGCTTTTAGGCCCTAATGGTGCGGGAAAGACAACTATTCTCAATATGCTGACTACTCTTCTTCTTCCTACTGCAGGTGATGCTGAAATTGCAGGATATGGTCTTATAAGAGATCCCGGTGAGATCAGGAATAGTATCGGAATAATATTTCAGGACCCTTCGCTTGATATAGGGCTTACCGGGAGGGAAAATCTTGAATTTCATGCCATGATGTACAACATTGGTTCAGATGAGCGGAAAAAAAGAATCTGGGAAGTGCTTGATGTTGTGGGTCTGGCTGATAAAGCTGATATTCTTGTTGAAAATTATTCGGGTGGGATGAAGAGGCGGCTTGAAATTGCAAGGGGGCTTATTCATTATCCGAAGGTTTTGTTTCTGGATGAGCCTACTCTCGGGCTTGATGCACAGACTCGGAGATCAATATGGGACCATATCAGAAACCTGAACCGAAATTACGGGACGTCTGTAATTCTGACTACCCATTATATGGAAGAGGCCGATTACCTCTGTGATCGCATTGCGATAATTGATCATGGGAAGATCATTGCACTTGATACTCCATCAGGTCTGAAGAACTGTCTTAGGGGGGATTGTGTCAGCCTGACTATTGAGGGGAGGATTGAGCTCATTGCTGCTGCACTTGAGGAGAAGGAATGGGTGAAGGAAATTGTCCCGAATGGAAAAACGCTTGATGTTATTCTATCGGATTATGGGAAAAATATTCCTTATATTTTTCAAACTGCCGGCAATCTGGGTATCGGGATCAGTTCTATAAATTTCAGCAAACCAAGTCTTGAAGATGTTTTTCTCCGCCTGACAGGTTCAATAATACGAGAACAGGAAGGCAGCAGGCAGTCAGCCAGGCGTGATCGGATGAGAAGGAGGATGCTCCGATGATTCAGGGAAGAGTTGTATATGTCCTCTGGCGGCGTGAGATAATAAAGTATTTCAGGGCAAGATCCAGAATAGCGGGTGCTATTGGCATGCCGGCTTTTATGCTGATCTTTCAGGGTATGGGTTTTAGAAGAGTTGAATTTCCGGGTCTGCCTGAATCAATAGGATATTTTCAGTATCTTGTGCCGGGTATTATCGGGATGACCCTTCTTTTTACAGCTGCTTATGCAGGTATGAGTGTCATAATGGACAAGCAGTTCGGATTTTTAAAAGAGGTTATGGTGACTCCTGCAAGCAGAGTCTCTATTGTTCTCGGGATGATCTCCGGAAGTGCAACCACATCAATCATTCAGGCACTAATTATTATGATAATGTCGGTATTACTAGGTTTTAGACTGCCTCTTCTTCCTGCAATTCTGTCCTCTGTCGTGATAATGGTTCTCATATCGATGATCTTTATAAATATAGGATTGATTTTGTCCTCCGTACTGAAGGATTTTCATGGGTTTAGCACAGTTATTAATTTTATTGCATTCCCCCTCTTCCTTTTATCCGGGGCTTTATTTCCTGTTTCAAATTTGCCTGCCCCGATAAGGATTCTGTCTTACTTTGATCCGCTGACATATGGTGTGGATGCTTTGCGAGGAGTATTGATCGGCCATTGTGAATTCTCAATAGTACTGGACGTATGTATTCTTTTAACACTGTCAGTTCTGATGGTCTGCGCTAGCAGTTATTTCTTCCAGAGGGCAGAGACTATATAAATTTATAT
The Methanosarcina sp. WWM596 DNA segment above includes these coding regions:
- a CDS encoding ABC transporter permease; the protein is MIKDIAAPGNAGILSFIQALNINRIVSSIARTFSRSSTIVKPFSRFSTEGKIGVLGILCIILMAVFAPVITIYPPQKLTGDSLEPPGPGHILGTDELGMDIWSQICYGARMSLTIGLAVAFLSGFGGGAVGILAGYMGGRIDQGLMRIIDVTMALPSFPLLIVISAFLGPSVLNIIFILVLFSWAKPARIARSQTLSLKQNNYIIAARNYGAKPFYLLWRHIFPEVMPVLLVLVIGISSHAIIAEAGLAFLGLGDPTSKSWGMMLNHATGFRSIYFTPYWQWWLLPPLFMLIFLLLCLAFISRDMERILDPKLKIKKGF
- a CDS encoding ABC transporter ATP-binding protein, with amino-acid sequence MSLLKINDLKCHYLTDINTVRAVDGISFEIEEGDILGIVGESGSGKTTVALGIMGLLPENTAISGEILYRGKLISSLPESGMDRFRWKDIAIVFQNGLEVMNPVMKVGVQITEPMIKHLDISPENARSKCADLFWTVGLDPKWMDSYPHQLSGGMRQRVLLAMALSCDPKLLILDEVTSALDAFTRKEIRDLLVDLQKKNGYTMLMISHDITFVSSVASQIAVMYSGRVVETGPVRDILVSPRHPYTRGLVHSTPDIFVYKDLWGIPGDVPAGDEFKGCPFSPRCTQKIDICNKAPPVLMPVGGGREIACHRGGIAGLLEAKNLSFRYLLPNGEYLKAVDNVNLKVMEGEVLAVVGQTGSGKSTLAHILANVIRPECGEVLFMQGNVSRGNYGNRVNGVQIVFQDPFSSTSNRFTVLDAIKEPLYINKIGSNGDRLQMVKNALELVRLPTTDNFLGKYCGELSGGQRQRVALARAMVMEPKLLIADEITSALDVSTSANVLRLLKGLQNRRGFAMIYISHDLSLTLKIADRIAVMNSGKIVEMGNSHDVMLSPSDEYTKRLVGSRIGLCCHNH
- a CDS encoding ATP-binding cassette domain-containing protein, which produces MSSIIIKELTKKFGEFTAVDRVSFSVEPGELFGLLGPNGAGKTTILNMLTTLLLPTAGDAEIAGYGLIRDPGEIRNSIGIIFQDPSLDIGLTGRENLEFHAMMYNIGSDERKKRIWEVLDVVGLADKADILVENYSGGMKRRLEIARGLIHYPKVLFLDEPTLGLDAQTRRSIWDHIRNLNRNYGTSVILTTHYMEEADYLCDRIAIIDHGKIIALDTPSGLKNCLRGDCVSLTIEGRIELIAAALEEKEWVKEIVPNGKTLDVILSDYGKNIPYIFQTAGNLGIGISSINFSKPSLEDVFLRLTGSIIREQEGSRQSARRDRMRRRMLR
- a CDS encoding ABC transporter permease gives rise to the protein MIQGRVVYVLWRREIIKYFRARSRIAGAIGMPAFMLIFQGMGFRRVEFPGLPESIGYFQYLVPGIIGMTLLFTAAYAGMSVIMDKQFGFLKEVMVTPASRVSIVLGMISGSATTSIIQALIIMIMSVLLGFRLPLLPAILSSVVIMVLISMIFINIGLILSSVLKDFHGFSTVINFIAFPLFLLSGALFPVSNLPAPIRILSYFDPLTYGVDALRGVLIGHCEFSIVLDVCILLTLSVLMVCASSYFFQRAETI